A region from the Rosa rugosa chromosome 6, drRosRugo1.1, whole genome shotgun sequence genome encodes:
- the LOC133718742 gene encoding maltose excess protein 1-like, chloroplastic isoform X1, producing MAKCLVVPHSYSYSYCCYRRNSSSTRNRKAPPQQHQLNSLAAGAGTLFSVTTSSNSYSTPLNLQRRRILSALESDVPHPLHQGSAKLKSSESFEQWDSWTAKFSGASNIPFLLLQMPQIILNAQNLMAGNKAALLAVPWLGMFTGLLGNLSLLSYFAKKREKEAIVVQTLGVVSLYTVFAQLSLAEAMPLPYFVITSIVVATGLILNFLNYFNFLNPGVWLFWEDFITVGGLSVLPQIMWSTFVPYIPSSIVPGALAFVLAVAAVIMARMGKLSSEGTKFVRSISGWTATLLFMWMPVSQMWTNFLNPDNIKGLSAVSMLLAMIGNGLMIPRALFIRDFMWFTGSSWASFFYGYGNIVALYWFNSISKEFFLAATAGLFLWIGMALWRDAVVYGYSSPLTSLKELVSGS from the exons atggcCAAGTGCTTAGTGGTGCCCCATTCCTATTCCTATTCCTATTGCTGCTATAGGAGGAACTCTAGCAGCACCAGGAACAGGAAGGCACCTCCGCAACAACATCAGCTCAATTCCTTGGCCGCCGGAGCCGGCACTCTCTTCTCCGTCACCACCTCTTCAAACTCTTACAGTACTCCCCTCAATTTGCAACGCCGCCGAATTCTCAGCGCTCTCGAGTCCGATGTTCCTCACCCTCTTCACCAG GGATCGGCGAAATTGAAGAGTAGTGAGAGTTTTGAGCAATGGGATTCATGGACAGCAAAGTTCTCTGGCGCATCCAATATTCCATTTCTGCTGCTGCAAATGCCTCAGATCATCCTGAATGCTCAAAATCTTATGGCTGGAAATAAAGCTGCTCTTTTGGCAGTCCCTTGGCTG GGAATGTTTACTGGTTTGCTTGGAAACCTTTCGCTGCTTTCATATTTTGCAAAGAAGAGGGAGAAAGAGGCGATTGTGGTGCAAACATTGGGTGTAGTTTCCTTGTATACTGTATTTGCACAGCTCTCCTTGGCAGAAGCAATGCCTCTACCATACTTTGTGATTACCTCCATCGTCGTGGCAACTGGtcttattttgaattttttgaatTACTTTAACTTCCTCAATCCTGGAGTCTGGCTCTTCTGGGAAGATTTTATTACTGTTGGTGGGCTGTCAGTTCTTCCCCAG ATTATGTGGTCTACATTTGTTCCATATATACCCAGCAGTATCGTGCCTGGAGCATTGGCTTTTGTTTTAGCTGTGGCAGCTGTAATTATG GCTCGAATGGGGAAACTCTCTTCAGAAGGAACCAAATTTGTTAGATCAATATCTGGATGGACAGCTACACTCCTCTTCATGTGGATGCCTGTTTCCCAAATG TGGACAAATTTCCTAAATCCTGACAACATCAAAGGCTTATCAGCTGTCTCAATGTTGCTTGCAATGATTGGAAATGGACTTATGATCCCTCGTGCTCTTTTTATTCGTGATTTTATGtg GTTCACAGGTTCTTCATGGGCTTCTTTCTTTTATGGATATGGGAACATTGTGGCCTTATATTG GTTTAACAGTATCAGCAAGGAATTCTTCTTAGCAGCGACAGCTGGTTTGTTTTTATGGATAG GAATGGCTCTTTGGAGAGATGCTGTGGTGTATGGTTACAGCTCCCCTCTCACATCTTTAAAAGAGCTGGTTTCTGGATCCTAA
- the LOC133714054 gene encoding dual specificity protein kinase YAK1 homolog isoform X2 — MDELSPTPASSWRPSQLVFTPYSTQAEAASNKSQPLRVIRRPFVARLTKDIVETYRICNPQFKYSEELNPKRYLTSPSIGVLNEGHDNVNSDLILTVNFVLVNLDTHRRYIVKDVLGHGTFGQVAKCWVPETNSFVAVKIIKNQPAYYQQALVEVSILTTLNKKYDPEDKHHIVRIYDYFVYHRHLCICFELLDTNLYELIKINQFRGLSLTIVQLFSKQILHGLALLKDAGIIHCDLKPENILLCTSVKPAEIKIIDFGSACMEDRTVYSYIQSRYYRSPEVLLGYQYTTAIDMWSFGCIVAELFLGLPLFPGASEFDLLRRMIEILGGQPPDYVLKEAKNTSKFFKCIRSVHSMENGEFSATGKSSYQALTEEEYEARELKRPSIGKEYFNHMNLEEIVTKYPYRKNLPKEDMIKESQIRLALVDFLRGLVEFDPSKRWSPFQASKHPFVTGEPFTCPYQPPSETPRMPVAQNIRVDHHPGGGHWFAAGLSPNIPGRNRVSMHSSPHFQVVPPYAHANSYGSVGSHGSYNDGTGLGSSYGSYGDTGNMFAYYSPVGPSGMNMHAQGNASMLGSSPDARRRIIPYSHGNGLGMSPSAGSFAPLPLGTSPSQFTPPSSYGQVSAGSPGHYGPTSPARGSCHGSPLGKMAAVSQFNRRKSWGYPGGSQTQESSSSHWQGQTTDGISSGKAEGNSQVVGGSPSHLPLSSSAGSWKQQRGGSGSSAGYLATPNMPSSFKVGSNIPKTTGVAHDNSEASLSLPDPGDWDPNYSDELLLQEDGSDTSCFTTEFSNGMHLNSAETLGGVGRFSSMSSTSSGLSLHRQSGPMQSFSHAEVGSPPTGEPLAGYVRLSKPSHFMPHISQNSPSRLGQQSQRFNHGRPSNSRGNDWNHMKVQPPPPNFNSGGPHSPGNSSFSNGMSWGRRASHPVISVPPASRGRKDYGRII; from the exons ATGGATGAGCTCAGCCCTACTCCTGCCTCTTCGTGGCGTCCCAGCCAGCTGGTCTTTACTCCATATTCCACGCAGGCTGAAGCTGCGAGCAACAAGTCCCAACCTTTACGCGTTATCAGAAGACCG TTTGTGGCAAGATTAACTAAGGACATAGTTGAAACATACCGAATCTGCAATCCACAGTTTAAGTATTCAGAAGAACTGAATCCAAAGAGATATTTGACCAGCCCGTCAATTGGAGTACTCAATGAAGGCCACGATAATGTTAACTCGGATCTTATTCTGACAGTAAACTTTGTCTTGGTCAATTTAGACACACATCGAAG ATACATCGTCAAAGATGTTCTTGGCCATGGGACATTTGGCCAGGTTGCTAAATGCTGGGTTCCAGAGACTAACAGTTTTGTTGCTGTGAAGATCATTAAAAATCAACCAGCATACTATCAACAGGCACTGGTTGAAGTATCCATTTTGACAACG TTAAACAAGAAATATGATCCTGAGGACAAGCATCACATTGTTCGTATTTATGATTACTTTGTATATCATCGTCATTTGTGCATTTGTTTTGAACTGCTTGATACTAATCT gTATGAGCTTATCAAGATAAATCAATTCAGGGGGCTGTCCTTGACCATTGTCCAATTGTTCTCTAAACAA ATTCTACATGGGTTAGCCCTGTTAAAGGATGCTGGGATAATTCACTGTGATCTGAAGCCAGAAAACATTCTTTTATGCACAAG TGTTAAACCAGCAGAAATTAAAATTATTGACTTTGGATCTGCATGCATGGAAGATCGAACTGTTTACTCCTACATTCAG AGTCGTTACTACAGGTCCCCTGAAGTCCTGCTTGGATATCA ATATACTACTGCTATCGATATGTGGTCTTTTGGATGCATAGTTGCTGAACTGTTTCTAGGATTGCCATTATTTCCAGGAGCTTCAGAATTTGACCTCTTAAGGAGAATGATTGAAATACTTGG AGGGCAACCCCCTGATTATGTACTTAAGGAGGCAAAAAACACAAGCAAGTTCTTTAAGTGCATTCGGAGTGTGCACAGTATGGAGAATGGAGAATTTTCTGCAACTGGCAAAAGTTCTTATCAAGCTTTAAcagaggaagaatatgaagct AGAGAATTGAAAAGACCATCAATTGGGAAGGAGTATTTTAATCATATGAACCTTGAAGAAATTGTTACAAAATATCCATATCGGAAGAACTTACCTAAGGAAGATATGATTAAAG AAAGTCAGATACGATTagctttggttgattttttgagGGGCCTTGTTGAGTTTGATCCTTCAAAACGCTGGTCACCTTTTCAG GCTTCAAAACACCCTTTTGTTACGGGGGAACCTTTTACTTGCCCTTATCAACCTCCATCAGAGACTCCTCGCATG CCTGTTGCTCAAAACATAAGGGTAGATCATCATCCTGGTGGTGGGCATTGGTTTGCTGCGGGTCTCTCTCCTAAT ATTCCAGGCAGAAACAGGGTCTCCATGCATAGCAGCCCACATTTTCAGGTGGTGCCGCCATATGCACATGCTAATAGCTATGGTAGTGTAGGAAGCCATGGCAGTTATAATGATGGTACTGGacttggaagcagctatgggaGCTATGGAGATACTGGTAATATGTTTGCTTATTATTCACCAGTTGGTCCATCTGGGATGAACATGCATGCTCAAGGCAATGCGTCAATGCTTGGAAGTAGTCCCGATGCAAGACGTAGGATTATCCCATATTCACATGGAAATGGACTTGGTATGAGCCCTTCAGCAGGAAGTTTTGCTCCTCTGCCCCTAGGCACTAGTCCTTCACAATTTACTCCACCAAGTTCCTACGGTCAAGTTTCTGCTGGCTCCCCGGGACATTATGGTCCAACTTCTCCAGCAAGAGGCAGTTGTCACGGATCACCTTTAGGAAAGATGGCTGCAGTTAGTCAGTTCAATAGAAGAAAAAGTTGGGGATATCCCGGAGGTTCTCAAACTCAGGAGAGTTCGTCTTCTCATTGGCAAGGGCAAACTACAGATGGCATCAGTTCTGGCAAAGCTGAGGGGAATTCTCAAGTAGTTGGTGGTTCCCCATCACATCTGCCTCTAAGTTCTAGTGCTGGAAGCTGGAAACAGCAGCGAGGAGGCAGTGGAAGTTCTGCTGGCTACTTAGCCACTCCAAACATGCCAAGCTCCTTCAAGGTTGGTTCCAATATCCCAAAGACCACAGGAGTGGCTCATGACAATTCGGAGGCTAGCCTGTCATTGCCTGATCCTGGGGATTGGGATCCCAATTATAG CGATGAACTTCTTCTGCAAGAAGATGGTTCGGATACAAGCTGCTTTACTACTGAGTTCAGCAATGGCATGCATCTTAATTCGGCAGAAACTTTGGGTGGGGTTGGAAGATTCAGCAGCATGTCAAGTACAAGCTCCGGTCTTTCCTTACACAG ACAAAGTGGCCCAATGCAATCATTCTCACATGCAGAGGTGGGTAGCCCTCCAACTGGTGAACCACTTGCTGGATATGTGCGTTTGTCAAAACCTTCTCATTTCATGCCTCATATATCTCAAAATTCTCCTAGCCGTTTGGGCCAGCAATCTCAGCGGTTCAATCACGGAAGACCGAGCAATTCTCGGGGTAATGATTGGAATCATATGAAGGTGCAGCCCCCTCCTCCCAATTTTAACTCTGGAGGCCCACATTCTCCAGGAAATAGCTCATTCAGCAACGGCATGTCATGGG GGCGTAGAGCCAGTCATCCGGTCATTAGCGTTCCACCTGCATCACGTGGAAGAAAGGACTATGGACGAATTATCTGa
- the LOC133714054 gene encoding dual specificity protein kinase YAK1 homolog isoform X1 — MDELSPTPASSWRPSQLVFTPYSTQAEAASNKSQPLRVIRRPYSVMQFVARLTKDIVETYRICNPQFKYSEELNPKRYLTSPSIGVLNEGHDNVNSDLILTVNFVLVNLDTHRRYIVKDVLGHGTFGQVAKCWVPETNSFVAVKIIKNQPAYYQQALVEVSILTTLNKKYDPEDKHHIVRIYDYFVYHRHLCICFELLDTNLYELIKINQFRGLSLTIVQLFSKQILHGLALLKDAGIIHCDLKPENILLCTSVKPAEIKIIDFGSACMEDRTVYSYIQSRYYRSPEVLLGYQYTTAIDMWSFGCIVAELFLGLPLFPGASEFDLLRRMIEILGGQPPDYVLKEAKNTSKFFKCIRSVHSMENGEFSATGKSSYQALTEEEYEARELKRPSIGKEYFNHMNLEEIVTKYPYRKNLPKEDMIKESQIRLALVDFLRGLVEFDPSKRWSPFQASKHPFVTGEPFTCPYQPPSETPRMPVAQNIRVDHHPGGGHWFAAGLSPNIPGRNRVSMHSSPHFQVVPPYAHANSYGSVGSHGSYNDGTGLGSSYGSYGDTGNMFAYYSPVGPSGMNMHAQGNASMLGSSPDARRRIIPYSHGNGLGMSPSAGSFAPLPLGTSPSQFTPPSSYGQVSAGSPGHYGPTSPARGSCHGSPLGKMAAVSQFNRRKSWGYPGGSQTQESSSSHWQGQTTDGISSGKAEGNSQVVGGSPSHLPLSSSAGSWKQQRGGSGSSAGYLATPNMPSSFKVGSNIPKTTGVAHDNSEASLSLPDPGDWDPNYSDELLLQEDGSDTSCFTTEFSNGMHLNSAETLGGVGRFSSMSSTSSGLSLHRQSGPMQSFSHAEVGSPPTGEPLAGYVRLSKPSHFMPHISQNSPSRLGQQSQRFNHGRPSNSRGNDWNHMKVQPPPPNFNSGGPHSPGNSSFSNGMSWGRRASHPVISVPPASRGRKDYGRII, encoded by the exons ATGGATGAGCTCAGCCCTACTCCTGCCTCTTCGTGGCGTCCCAGCCAGCTGGTCTTTACTCCATATTCCACGCAGGCTGAAGCTGCGAGCAACAAGTCCCAACCTTTACGCGTTATCAGAAGACCG TATTCTGTTATGCAGTTTGTGGCAAGATTAACTAAGGACATAGTTGAAACATACCGAATCTGCAATCCACAGTTTAAGTATTCAGAAGAACTGAATCCAAAGAGATATTTGACCAGCCCGTCAATTGGAGTACTCAATGAAGGCCACGATAATGTTAACTCGGATCTTATTCTGACAGTAAACTTTGTCTTGGTCAATTTAGACACACATCGAAG ATACATCGTCAAAGATGTTCTTGGCCATGGGACATTTGGCCAGGTTGCTAAATGCTGGGTTCCAGAGACTAACAGTTTTGTTGCTGTGAAGATCATTAAAAATCAACCAGCATACTATCAACAGGCACTGGTTGAAGTATCCATTTTGACAACG TTAAACAAGAAATATGATCCTGAGGACAAGCATCACATTGTTCGTATTTATGATTACTTTGTATATCATCGTCATTTGTGCATTTGTTTTGAACTGCTTGATACTAATCT gTATGAGCTTATCAAGATAAATCAATTCAGGGGGCTGTCCTTGACCATTGTCCAATTGTTCTCTAAACAA ATTCTACATGGGTTAGCCCTGTTAAAGGATGCTGGGATAATTCACTGTGATCTGAAGCCAGAAAACATTCTTTTATGCACAAG TGTTAAACCAGCAGAAATTAAAATTATTGACTTTGGATCTGCATGCATGGAAGATCGAACTGTTTACTCCTACATTCAG AGTCGTTACTACAGGTCCCCTGAAGTCCTGCTTGGATATCA ATATACTACTGCTATCGATATGTGGTCTTTTGGATGCATAGTTGCTGAACTGTTTCTAGGATTGCCATTATTTCCAGGAGCTTCAGAATTTGACCTCTTAAGGAGAATGATTGAAATACTTGG AGGGCAACCCCCTGATTATGTACTTAAGGAGGCAAAAAACACAAGCAAGTTCTTTAAGTGCATTCGGAGTGTGCACAGTATGGAGAATGGAGAATTTTCTGCAACTGGCAAAAGTTCTTATCAAGCTTTAAcagaggaagaatatgaagct AGAGAATTGAAAAGACCATCAATTGGGAAGGAGTATTTTAATCATATGAACCTTGAAGAAATTGTTACAAAATATCCATATCGGAAGAACTTACCTAAGGAAGATATGATTAAAG AAAGTCAGATACGATTagctttggttgattttttgagGGGCCTTGTTGAGTTTGATCCTTCAAAACGCTGGTCACCTTTTCAG GCTTCAAAACACCCTTTTGTTACGGGGGAACCTTTTACTTGCCCTTATCAACCTCCATCAGAGACTCCTCGCATG CCTGTTGCTCAAAACATAAGGGTAGATCATCATCCTGGTGGTGGGCATTGGTTTGCTGCGGGTCTCTCTCCTAAT ATTCCAGGCAGAAACAGGGTCTCCATGCATAGCAGCCCACATTTTCAGGTGGTGCCGCCATATGCACATGCTAATAGCTATGGTAGTGTAGGAAGCCATGGCAGTTATAATGATGGTACTGGacttggaagcagctatgggaGCTATGGAGATACTGGTAATATGTTTGCTTATTATTCACCAGTTGGTCCATCTGGGATGAACATGCATGCTCAAGGCAATGCGTCAATGCTTGGAAGTAGTCCCGATGCAAGACGTAGGATTATCCCATATTCACATGGAAATGGACTTGGTATGAGCCCTTCAGCAGGAAGTTTTGCTCCTCTGCCCCTAGGCACTAGTCCTTCACAATTTACTCCACCAAGTTCCTACGGTCAAGTTTCTGCTGGCTCCCCGGGACATTATGGTCCAACTTCTCCAGCAAGAGGCAGTTGTCACGGATCACCTTTAGGAAAGATGGCTGCAGTTAGTCAGTTCAATAGAAGAAAAAGTTGGGGATATCCCGGAGGTTCTCAAACTCAGGAGAGTTCGTCTTCTCATTGGCAAGGGCAAACTACAGATGGCATCAGTTCTGGCAAAGCTGAGGGGAATTCTCAAGTAGTTGGTGGTTCCCCATCACATCTGCCTCTAAGTTCTAGTGCTGGAAGCTGGAAACAGCAGCGAGGAGGCAGTGGAAGTTCTGCTGGCTACTTAGCCACTCCAAACATGCCAAGCTCCTTCAAGGTTGGTTCCAATATCCCAAAGACCACAGGAGTGGCTCATGACAATTCGGAGGCTAGCCTGTCATTGCCTGATCCTGGGGATTGGGATCCCAATTATAG CGATGAACTTCTTCTGCAAGAAGATGGTTCGGATACAAGCTGCTTTACTACTGAGTTCAGCAATGGCATGCATCTTAATTCGGCAGAAACTTTGGGTGGGGTTGGAAGATTCAGCAGCATGTCAAGTACAAGCTCCGGTCTTTCCTTACACAG ACAAAGTGGCCCAATGCAATCATTCTCACATGCAGAGGTGGGTAGCCCTCCAACTGGTGAACCACTTGCTGGATATGTGCGTTTGTCAAAACCTTCTCATTTCATGCCTCATATATCTCAAAATTCTCCTAGCCGTTTGGGCCAGCAATCTCAGCGGTTCAATCACGGAAGACCGAGCAATTCTCGGGGTAATGATTGGAATCATATGAAGGTGCAGCCCCCTCCTCCCAATTTTAACTCTGGAGGCCCACATTCTCCAGGAAATAGCTCATTCAGCAACGGCATGTCATGGG GGCGTAGAGCCAGTCATCCGGTCATTAGCGTTCCACCTGCATCACGTGGAAGAAAGGACTATGGACGAATTATCTGa
- the LOC133718740 gene encoding RNA polymerase sigma factor sigA: MMATAAAAAAVGLSSTGKRLFSSSLYYSDITDKLFYLNDHGFVNCQLSSTKNVVTARKSSSNYSNSRFPSSNRHQDQSIRALKEHADTASAPSSTTHQLLEDYNDLEEESSDLEYSVEALLLLQKSMLEKQWNLSFEKKLSRRKITDKKIPVTCSGVSARQRRMSTKRKTFSKNTLEMQPSINKHLRASISPRLLQNRIKGYVKGVTSEHLLTHTEVVRLSKKIKIGLSVEEHKSRLKEKLGCEPSDEQLATSLRISRTELQSKLIQCSLAREKLTMSNVRLVMSIAQRYDNMGAEMADLVQGGLIGLLRGIEKFDSSKGFKISTYVYWWIRQGVSRALVENSRTLRLPTHLHERLGLIRNAKVRLEEKGITPSIDRIAESLNMSKKKVKNATEAISKVFSLDRDAFPSLNGLPGETHHSYIADNRHENIPWHGVDELALKDEVNKLINMMLVEREREIIRLYYGLDNECLTWEDISKRIGLSRERVRQVGLVALEKLKHGARKKEMEAMLVQH; encoded by the exons ATGATGGCCacagctgctgctgctgctgctgttgggCTTAGTAGTACGGGGAAGAGGCTCTTTAGTTCTTCCTTGTATTATTCAGATATCACAGATAAGCTCTTTTATCTCAATGATCATGGCTTTGTAAATTGTCAATTGTCTTCAACAAAGAATGTTGTCACTGCCAGAAAGTCGTCTTCCAATTACAGTAATTCCAGATTTCCATCTTCAAATAGACATCAAGATCAGTCCATCAGGGCTTTAAAAGAGCATGCAGATACCGCATCTGCTCCTTCATCAACCACACATCAATTGCTAGAAGATTACAACGACTTGGAGGAGGAAAGCTCCGATCTTGAATATTCAGTGGAGGCGCTTCTTCTGCTACAGAAGTCTATGCTGGAAAAGCAGTGGAATCTTTCCTTTGAGAAAAAACTGTCAAGAAGAAAAATAACTGATAAGAAGATACCTGTCACTTGTTCTGGGGTATCTGCTCGGCAGAGGAGGATGAGTACTAAGAGGAAAACTTTCAGCAAAAATACTTTAGAAATGCAACCTAGCATCAACAAGCATCTCAGAGCAAGTATCAGTCCGAGGCTGCTGCAGAATCGTATAAAGGGTTATGTGAAGGGCGTTACGAGTGAGCATTTGCTGACTCACACTGAGGTCGTACGCCTGTCAAAGAAAATTAAGATCGGGCTTTCAGTGGAGGAGCATAAATCAAG ACTGAAGGAGAAACTGGGTTGTGAGCCCTCTGACGAACAACTCGCAACTTCATTGAGGATTTCCCGCACTGAACTACAGTCAAAGTTAATCCAATGTTCTTTGGCAAGAGAGAAGCTGACAATGAGCAATGTTCGTCTGGTCATGTCCATTGCCCAAAGATATGATAACATGGGTGCTGAAATGGCTGACCTTGTCCAG GGTGGCTTAATTGGACTACTACGCGGGATTGAGAAATTTGATTCATCAAAGGGGTTCAAAATTTCTACTTATGTTTACTGGTGGATACGTCAG GGTGTTTCAAGAGCACTGGTTGAAAATTCAAGAACCTTAAGACTGCCTACACATTTGCATGAGAGGTTAGGGTTAATCAGAAATGCAAAAGTTAGATTGGAAGAGAAAGGAATAACTCCGTCTATTgat AGGATTGCAGAAAGCCTGAATATGTCCAAAAAGAAAGTTAAGAATGCTACTGAG GCAATCAGTAAGGTTTTTTCGCTTGATAGAGATGCATTCCCCTCTTTGAATGGCCTTCCAGGAGAAACTCATCATAGT TACATTGCTGATAATCGCCATGAGAACATCCCATGGCATGGGGTGGATGAGTTGGCACTCAAG GATGAAGTAAACAAGCTCATAAATATGATGCTTGTGGAGCGTGAGCGAGAGATCATACGGCTTTACTATGGTCTGGATAATGAATGTCTTACATGGGAGGACATTAGTAAACG TATAGGATTGTCCAGAGAAAGAGTTAGGCAAGTCGGACTGGTTGCTCTAGAGAAACTGAAACATGGTGCGAGGAAAAAAGAGATGGAGGCCATGCTAGTCCAACATTAA
- the LOC133718742 gene encoding maltose excess protein 1, chloroplastic-like isoform X2 codes for MFLTLFTRIVRATSTSNFSGSAKLKSSESFEQWDSWTAKFSGASNIPFLLLQMPQIILNAQNLMAGNKAALLAVPWLGMFTGLLGNLSLLSYFAKKREKEAIVVQTLGVVSLYTVFAQLSLAEAMPLPYFVITSIVVATGLILNFLNYFNFLNPGVWLFWEDFITVGGLSVLPQIMWSTFVPYIPSSIVPGALAFVLAVAAVIMARMGKLSSEGTKFVRSISGWTATLLFMWMPVSQMWTNFLNPDNIKGLSAVSMLLAMIGNGLMIPRALFIRDFMWFTGSSWASFFYGYGNIVALYWFNSISKEFFLAATAGLFLWIGMALWRDAVVYGYSSPLTSLKELVSGS; via the exons ATGTTCCTCACCCTCTTCACCAG AATTGTGCGTGCTACCTCAACAAGTAACTTTTCG GGATCGGCGAAATTGAAGAGTAGTGAGAGTTTTGAGCAATGGGATTCATGGACAGCAAAGTTCTCTGGCGCATCCAATATTCCATTTCTGCTGCTGCAAATGCCTCAGATCATCCTGAATGCTCAAAATCTTATGGCTGGAAATAAAGCTGCTCTTTTGGCAGTCCCTTGGCTG GGAATGTTTACTGGTTTGCTTGGAAACCTTTCGCTGCTTTCATATTTTGCAAAGAAGAGGGAGAAAGAGGCGATTGTGGTGCAAACATTGGGTGTAGTTTCCTTGTATACTGTATTTGCACAGCTCTCCTTGGCAGAAGCAATGCCTCTACCATACTTTGTGATTACCTCCATCGTCGTGGCAACTGGtcttattttgaattttttgaatTACTTTAACTTCCTCAATCCTGGAGTCTGGCTCTTCTGGGAAGATTTTATTACTGTTGGTGGGCTGTCAGTTCTTCCCCAG ATTATGTGGTCTACATTTGTTCCATATATACCCAGCAGTATCGTGCCTGGAGCATTGGCTTTTGTTTTAGCTGTGGCAGCTGTAATTATG GCTCGAATGGGGAAACTCTCTTCAGAAGGAACCAAATTTGTTAGATCAATATCTGGATGGACAGCTACACTCCTCTTCATGTGGATGCCTGTTTCCCAAATG TGGACAAATTTCCTAAATCCTGACAACATCAAAGGCTTATCAGCTGTCTCAATGTTGCTTGCAATGATTGGAAATGGACTTATGATCCCTCGTGCTCTTTTTATTCGTGATTTTATGtg GTTCACAGGTTCTTCATGGGCTTCTTTCTTTTATGGATATGGGAACATTGTGGCCTTATATTG GTTTAACAGTATCAGCAAGGAATTCTTCTTAGCAGCGACAGCTGGTTTGTTTTTATGGATAG GAATGGCTCTTTGGAGAGATGCTGTGGTGTATGGTTACAGCTCCCCTCTCACATCTTTAAAAGAGCTGGTTTCTGGATCCTAA